One window from the genome of Vanessa tameamea isolate UH-Manoa-2023 chromosome 13, ilVanTame1 primary haplotype, whole genome shotgun sequence encodes:
- the Cht6 gene encoding mucin-3B isoform X1, with amino-acid sequence MGNFDGRKCAYLKMEYTTWLFILIAAITLATPALSSSPRVVCYYTNWSVYRPGTAKFNPQNINPYLCTHLVYAFGGFTKDNTLKPFDKYQDIEKGGYAKFTGLKTYNKNLKTLLAIGGWNEGSSRFSPMVAAKDRRREFVRNVIKFLRQNHFDGLDLDWEYPAFRDGGKPKDRENYAKLVKELREEFERESEKTGKPRLLLTMAVPAGIEYILKGFDVKTLNRYLDWMNLLTYDYHSAFEPAVNHHAPLYPLEEPNEYSVDNELNIDYTIKFYLENGADADKLVLGIPTYGRSYTLFNADAIEIGSPADGPGEQGDATREKGYLAYYEICEALKPKNKKRAIASDEEYEEDSSSEEEEEEEEEDWTVMYPNKNAMGPVAYRGNQWVGYDDIDIVKKKAEYVAENGLGGIMFWSIDNDDFRGTCHGKPYPLIEAAKEAYVSKLGSTDRQLTVKEKSKQSRAGGRRRNRPKSSTTTTTTTTTTTTPKPTKSNKRKSASTSISTTPSWNIITPEPPTTPDAGSDFKCKDEGFFQHPRDCKKYFWCLDSGPSDLGIVAHQFTCPSGLYFNKAADSCDFARNVLCKKPTATTKALTKPTTAKTTVSTTTTTTTTTTTRRPIRLTSRSSLLFRTSSTTTTTPEPELSEEEEEEVGTDEAADIEAEDPKVIKELIDLIKKVGGVEQLEKQLKLSETPGATVTVPPSAINTKLYQRVLERTRGRNKYGDNSITENPVQNSRRGPQNAGIEPSSDANRLLRKERPQYVTINRSRPTISSTTPLSGESEEEEEEESEEVPQISRTRVQQRTDYDTPVGTTAKPLQYVNIRRSRPTTAATEAPDDSRNALFERVEPYVAVAESPNSLDIASSRRENTPEYVTIRRTRPTTETTTLKYQESEEEEESQETALEREISSQSVQPQYTSVVRTRSTTLLPLEEPSSPEPTTILSVQISSLLNEPSSEEVENPPETSSTITQTTELSEPETITTSTTTVTTTPTTTTSTTTPSPSTLSTRVPLLRRRGSTTPTTTAVPISTTQVSSRNYSFIRRRRPLSQPNEISESNELIENVRNIRSTTPDSREVDGVKTDGNSGLIKRFRSRLQTSRNSDSIPAAASLVPRGDFRPQLTKDEVLSLTPIDVDSSEIQENDEANLESTVKFRGRAPTTIADKAEDSEMSAATIDERRPSVFPRGRGKFPSFTTQAIGKSVTTESSLSRKRPSFARFTPRPFARTISTTTIPENNLENETESVTQRTRSRLSFARARTQSSVSPPIFQARKLPFPSRQSTARPRLFSPNDDEEIDNKNDDITLSETAIEENEHDGTVGEDTRKKSNTSQERLEIIPSDESSSDKNGKRKFRVIRRRPTPSTSEVPLSDTETTTAVTRIRKIIRKKLKPVDEDSETVTRTGLINAGFKDPPKDVINYGEKTRTTTISVPSIDEYRTTTEIDESLEQITELFKEVVPDPPRQQIQTESFIKKQDMESLKKDENKEVEETTVTSEQEEKPEIVLNTEEMKLSLSDNKETTLIKEETENMETNTEGDSTSHIDNNSQMAQRNESNLESVTTTENITHKIVDEETSTTELSVTETETLIETTTTSTTQLTSPSPRSRLPYRPPKRLFTSTTESTPSSSRTFSRKYNPGAYTSPSTVERPGFFSRGTTKRPLFSRTFTRRTFPTARTTPKYQLEDEEEYSDEEILEEEPENPFVFVPPSQLFTRKPDSEEYDDDLDEEEETYNEEDDVKEAPEEEIYEDEEPPVTFKPSSKRPQFKPKIINSNTFRTSTSTTEIPRRLIGNNQNKTTVYNRFGGNKPVNDTKKRVQNVPPGYNVPKSIQNVNKKNSTKQLLKTTKAVLVETTITSVIKENEQTTTESDDYLYMTESSTSIPLETSSSNDAENETVTTLMEIDNSTDDYLEFTTNYPSTQDSEIINQTDIETNTETLVDTPTTRKVESIFQTTTGEPETTSQISPVSPIVKTQFNKLFSISRVVEVSSKLDKHRLNKNNQTTLIEEGKVMVEKKPTVDKIGEVSRYSLIKIVEDEIPIYLTKLGHVYPVDNPPDNPIRIDEARNARALVDYSDIPKENLIASESMNEGYRHINTVPDHIKYLEKDHVEHISDDDFLSYVNDDKKAEKFEDDSTYNSNWQFVPAAYENEKIKLIKSAKSFDVVTPRLMLTDPSTLPLEALFQTENPIIARKVTDDNDNQPFVVYSAPVPTQEEEANLLKIKIIKPQMSRNIVTFARGKELKGPTANEESKVKYPINISILKQSPQITHFNDTMLSAINKPSKVSTTFPATTTTLKTTIASTENIRTSPIVELLTTTEAISEQIKVDKITEIPVSTLATPTEIPETTEITETITEETTTFKISPLDAKRAKYGLPRRPIKPANLTKLISVTRTTAKINITPRTVQINNKTSGFNPSISRFSGNRAQNVPVDIRKKSTTPKVAKTYTTESPRSTTERKLYVKPIRPLRPSFVPKRFTTLPPTLAGDA; translated from the exons TTCCTGAGACAAAACCATTTCGACGGTCTCGATCTAGATTGGGAATATCCAGCTTTTAGAGATGGTGGTAAACCCAAGGACCGTGAAAACTATGCTAAGCTGGTGAAGGAACTGCGCGAGGAATTCGAACGAGAATCCGAAAAGACTGGGAAACCTCGTCTGTTATTGACGATGGCTGTTCCAGCTGGTATCGAATATATCCTGAAGGGCTTTGATGTGAAGACTTTAAATAG ATACCTGGACTGGATGAACCTCCTAACATATGATTATCATTCCGCATTCGAGCCCGCCGTCAACCACCACGCGCCGCTGTACCCTCTTGAAGAACCGAACGAGTACAGTGTAGATAACGAACttaatatt GATTACACCATTAAATTTTATCTCGAAAATGGTGCGGATGCTGACAAACTGGTGCTCGGAATCCCAACATATGGACGTTCGTATACGCTCTTCAATGCTGATGCAATAGAGATAGGCTCGCCTGCTGACGGGCCTGGGGAGCAGGGAGACGCTACCAGGGAGAAGGGATACTTGGCATACTACGAG ATTTGTGAAGCACTCAAACCGAAAAACAAGAAACGTGCAATCGCGTCTGATGAAGAATATGAAGAAGATTCCTCGtcagaagaagaagaagaagaagaagaagaagattgGACCGTTATGTATCCAAACAAGAATGCAATGGGTCCCGTAGCTTACAGAGGCAACCAATGGGTCGGCTACGATGACATTGACATTGTAAAGAAGAAAGCGGAATACGTCGCTGAAAATGGACTCggag gTATAATGTTTTGGTCGATCGACAACGACGATTTCCGAGGTACCTGCCACGGGAAACCCTACCCGCTGATCGAGGCTGCCAAAGAGGCATATGTCTCAAAACTCGG atcgacagacagacagttaacTGTAAAGGAGAAATCCAAACAATCGAGAGCTGGTGGTCGCAGGAGAAACCGCCCGAAGTCCAGTACTACAACCACCACAACAACTACCACTACTACTACACCAAAGCCAACCAA gagCAATAAACGTAAAAGCGCTAGTACTTCGATAAGTACGACTCCAAGTTGGAACATCATCACCCCGGAACCACCAACCACTCCTGATGCAGGCTCAG ACTTCAAATGTAAAGATGAAGGGTTCTTCCAACATCCTCGGGATTGCAAGAAGTACTTCTGGTGTCTTGACTCCGGACCATCAGATCTCGGCATCGTGGCTCATCAGTTTACTTGCCCATCTG GCCTTTACTTCAACAAGGCGGCTGACTCCTGCGACTTTGCCAGAAACGTTCTCTGCAAGAAACCAACCGCCACCACGAAGGCATTAACCAAACCTACTACAGCAAAGACAACTGTCTCTACAACAACGACTACAACAACCACAACTACCACAAGACGACCCATTCGGTTGACATCCAGGAGTTCTTTGCTGTTCCGGACCTCATCGACTACAACTACGACACCCGAACCTGAG ttAAGTgaggaagaagaagaagaagttgGTACTGATGAAGCAGCCGACATAGAAGCTGAAGATCCAAAAGTCATCAAAGAATTGATCGATCTCATCAAGAAAGTTG GTGGAGTTGAGCAGTTGGAAAAGCAGCTCAAGTTGTCAGAGACGCCGGGCGCCACTGTCACCGTGCCGCCGTCCGCCATCAATACCAAACTTTACCAGCGTGTTCTCGAGAGGACCAGAGGCAGGAACAA GTACGGCGACAACAGCATCACGGAAAACCCCGTTCAGAACAGTCGTCGCGGCCCACAAAACGCCGGAATCGAACCGTCATCTGACGCAAACAGATTGCTCAGAAAGGAAAGGCCACA ATACGTAACGATTAACCGTTCGAGACCTACGATCTCGTCGACGACACCATTATCAGGAGAAAGCGAGGAAGAGGAAGAAGAGGAGTCAGAAGAAGTTCCACAAATTTCCAGAACGAGAGTCCAACAGAGGACGGATTATGATACCCCAGTCGGAACAACGGCCAAACCGcttcaatatgtaaatattcgAAGATCGAGACCAACCACTGCAGCGACAGAGGCACCTGATGACTCTag AAATGCTTTGTTCGAACGAGTTGAGCCATACGTGGCCGTTGCTGAGTCACCCAATTCACTGGACATAGCTAGCTCGCGTCGCGAAAATACTCCCGAATATGTTACCATACGTAGAACACGGCCAACCACAGAAACTACTACTCTCAA gtatcAAGAATCAGAAGAGGAGGAAGAATCCCAAGAGACAGCATTAGAAAGAGAAATTAGTTCGCAATCTGTACAACCGCAATATACTTCTGTTGTCAGAACAAGATCAACCACTCTTCTTCCTCTCGAAGAACCGAGTAGTCCGGAGCCGACCACAATCCTATCTGTTCAAATATCATCCTTATTAAACGAACCGAGTTCTGAAGAGGTAGAAAATCCACCTGAAACTTCGTCTACTATTACTCAAACAACGGAGTTATCTGAACCGGAAACAATAACTACTTCGACAACGACTGTAACAACCACACCCACGACAACGACTAGTACCACAACACCATCTCCATCTACTTTATCAACAAGAGTTCCTTTATTGAGACGCCGAGGATCTACTACGCCCACCACAACAGCAGTCCCCATATCTACAACTCAGGTAAGTTCTAGGAATTATTCATTCATCCGTAGACGTAGACCATTATCTCAACCCAACGAGATTTCAGAATCAAATGAATTAATCGAAAATGTAAGAAACATCAGGTCAACTACTCCTGACAGTCGAGAAGTTGATGGAGTAAAAACCGACGGTAATAGCGGTCTCATTAAAAGGTTTAGGAGTAGGTTACAAACTTCACGTAATAGTGATTCGATCCCTGCAGCCGCATCGTTGGTACCAAGAGGTGATTTTCGGCCACAATTGACCAAAGATGAGGTACTGTCGTTAACACCAATTGATGTAGATAGTTCAGAAATTCAAGAAAATGATGAAGCTAATTTGGAGAGCACTGTTAAATTCCGTGGCAGAGCTCCAACAACTATTGCTGATAAAGCTGAAGATAGTGAAATGTCTGCTGCCACTATAGATGAGAGGCGACCAAGTGTTTTTCCAAGAGGAAGAGGTAAATTTCCTTCTTTTACAACACAGGCTATTGGAAAATCTGTTACAACAGAGTCTTCTTTAAGCCGAAAACGGCCTTCTTTTGCGAGATTTACTCCTCGTCCCTTCGCGAGAACTATTTCCACAACAACTatacctgaaaataatttagaaaatgaaACTGAGTCGGTAACACAGAGAACACGGTCTCGATTGTCATTTGCAAGAGCAAGGACGCAGTCGTCAGTATCACCGCCAATATTTCAAGCTAGGAAATTACCATTCCCTTCTCGACAATCAACGGCTAGACCGAGATTATTTTCTCCGAATGATGATGAAGAAATAGATAACAAAAATGATGATATCACTTTATCAGAAACCGCAATAGAGGAAAATGAACATGATGGAACAGTGGGTGAAGATACACGAAAGAAATCAAATACATCACAGGAAAGGTTAGAAATTATACCTTCAGATGAATCTAGTTCGGATAAAAACGGAAAAAGAAAGTTTAGAGTTATTCGAAGGCGACCAACACCATCCACATCTGAGGTGCCTTTATCTGATACAGAAACTACAACAGCTGTAACACGAATTCgcaaaattataagaaaaaaattaaagccaGTCGATGAAGATTCTGAAACAGTGACAAGAACAGGTTTAATTAATGCTGGATTTAAAGATCCACCAAAAGACGTAATTAATTATGGAGAAAAAACTCGAACAACTACTATTTCTGTGCCATCTATTGATGAATACAGAACTACCACAGAAATTGATGAAAGCTTAGAACAAATAACTGAATTATTTAAGGAAGTTGTACCTGATCCACCCAGACAACAAATTCAAACTGaaagctttattaaaaaacaagacATGGAGTCACTTAAAAAGGATGAAAATAAAGAAGTGGAAGAAACGACTGTTACTTCGGAACAAGAAGAAAAACCAGAAATCGTTCTTAATACTGAAGAAATGAAATTAAGTTTATCAGATAATAAGGAAACAACTTTAATAAAAGAGGAAACGGAAAATATGGAAACAAACACTGAAGGTGATTCTACGTCACATATTGACAATAATAGTCAAATGGCACAGAGAAATGAATCTAACTTAGAAAGCGTTACAACAACAGAAAATATCACACATAAAATTGTTGACGAAGAAACATCTACTACTGAATTATCAGTCACTGAAACTGAAACGCTAATTGAGACTACTACGACGAGTACAACACAGTTAACATCACCCTCCCCAAGATCAAGATTGCCATACAGACCACCTAAAAGATTGTTTACGTCTACAACTGAGTCTACGCCATCCAGTAGTAGAACGTTTAGTCGAAAATATAACCCTGGAGCGTACACCAGTCCTTCTACTGTTGAAAGGCCAGGTTTCTTTAGTAGAGGAACTACCAAACGGCCCTTGTTTTCCAGGACATTTACCAGAAGAACCTTTCCCACGGCAAGAACAACACCTAAATACCAATTAGAAGATGAAGAAGAGTATTCGGATGAAGAGATTCTGGAAGAAGAACCAGAAAATCCTTTTGTTTTTGTTCCACCTAGTCAACTTTTCACAAGAAAACCTGATTCAGAAGAATATGACGATGATTTAGACGAAGAAGAAGAAACATATAATGAAGAAGATGACGTAAAAGAAGCACCCGAAGAAGAAATTTATGAAGATGAAGAACCACCAGTAACATTTAAACCTTCGTCGAAAAGACCACAATTTAaacctaaaattataaattcaaatactttTAGAACCTCTACGTCTACTACGGAAATTCCTCGACGTTTAATtggaaataatcaaaacaaaacaacagtTTACAATAGATTTGGAGGTAATAAACCAGTAAATGATACTAAAAAACGCGTTCAAAACGTACCACCTGGTTACAATGTACCTAAATCAATCCAAAatgttaataagaaaaattcAACCAAACAATTGCTTAAGACGACAAAGGCGGTACTGGTAGAAACAACGATCACTTCTGTTATCAAGGAAAACGAACAGACAACAACTGAAAGCGATGATTACCTTTATATGACCGAATCAAGCACCTCAATTCCTTTAGAAACTTCATCCTCAAATGACGCCGAAAATGAAACTGTGACTACTTTAATGGAAATAGATAACAGTACTGACGATTATTTGGAATTCACTACAAATTACCCAAGTACTCAAGATTCAGAAATAATCAACCAAACAGATATAGAAACAAACACTGAAACTTTAGTTGATACGCCTACTACAAGAAAAGTTGAAAGTATATTTCAAACTACAACTGGCGAACCTGAAACTACAAGTCAAATATCACCAGTTTCACCTATAGTAAAAActcaattcaataaattattttcaataagtaGAGTCGTTGAAGTATCTTCAAAACTTGATaaacatagattaaataaaaacaatcaaactACTCTGATCGAAGAAGGTAAAGTAATGGTAGAAAAAAAACCTACGGTGGATAAAATTGGCGAAGTTAGTAGATACAGTCTCATTAAAATAGTGGAAGATGAAATTCCAATTTACTTAACTAAGCTCGGGCATGTTTATCCAGTAGATAATCCTCCAGATAATCCTATTCGAATTGATGAAGCTCGTAACGCAAGAGCATTAGTGGACTACTCAGATATTCCAAAAGAAAACCTTATCGCTTCTGAGAGTATGAATGAAGGTTATAGACATATTAATACAGTACCTGACCATATAAAGTATTTGGAAAAAGACCACGTGGAGCATATATCAGATGATGATTTCTTAAGCTACGTAAATGATGACAAAAAGGCTGAAAAATTCGAAGATGATTCAACATATAATTCAAACTGGCAATTTGTCCCTGCCGCTTATGAGAATGAAAAAATCAAACTGATTAAGTCTGCGAAGAGTTTTGACGTTGTAACACCGCGTTTAATGTTGACAGACCCATCAACATTGCCTTTAGAAGCCTTATTTCAAACGGAAAATCCAATCATTGCGAGAAAAGTTACTGACGATAACGATAACCAGCCATTTGTAGTATATTCCGCACCTGTACCCACTCAAGAAGAAGAAGCTAaccttctaaaaataaaaataattaaaccacAAATGAGTCGAAATATAGTAACTTTTGCTAGAGGTAAAGAATTAAAAGGACCTACTGCTAATGAGGAATCTAAAGTTAAATATCccattaatatatctattttaaaacagtCTCCTCAAATTACACATTTTAACGATACTATGTTGTCTGCAATAAACAAACCATCCAAAGTCAGTACAACATTCCCAGCCACAACGACTACTTTAAAAACAACGATAGCTTCAACAGAAAATATCAGGACGAGTCCTATTGTAGAACTATTGACTACAACAGAAGCAATATCAGAACAAATTAAGGTAGACAAAATAACAGAAATTCCTGTTTCAACATTAGCAACTCCTACTGAAATACCAGAAACTACAGAAATTACAGAAACTATCACAGAAGAGACAACCACATTTAAGATATCTCCATTAGATGCTAAAAGAGCAAAATACGGTCTTCCAAGGAGACCTATAAAGCCCGCCAATCTCACTAAATTGATTTCGGTGACACGTACCAcggctaaaataaatataacaccaCGAAccgttcaaataaataacaaaacctcTGGTTTTAATCCAAGTATATCACGTTTCTCAGGAAACAGGGCACAAAACGTACCCGtggatataagaaaaaaatctaccaCGCCTAAAGTAGCAAAAACCTATACTACAGAGTCACCACGATCAACAACTGAAAGGAAATTGTATGTAAAGCCTATAAGACCGCTGCGGCCTTCGTTTGTGCCGAAACGATTTACGACGTTACCACCTACACTGGCTGGAGACGCTTAA